A region of the Paenibacillus sp. J23TS9 genome:
GCGGGATATGATTTAGGAATTGAATCAAAGAGCTCTGACTCAAAGGCAGCCTTCATCCAACTATTCGTCAATAATGCAGAGCAAGTCCATGAATGGGTACCGCAAGCTATTCCGAGGTTGGCTGAGGATGCAGTTTTTTGGATCACGTATCCGAAACAGACTTCCAAGGTGAAAACAGATATTAACCGGGACAGCTTATGGAAGCTTGTGGAATCCATGGCACCATATCGACCTGTCAGCAACGTCGCTGTGGATGAGAAATGGTCAGCGCTCCGGTTTCGCCATGTTGATCTGGTTCAGTCCAAGAAAAAATAAACCCAAAAAGTAAAATTCAGGAGGAAATAATATGGAAAATCAAAATAAAGATGCACTGCCGGATATCCGGTATACAGGTGTATTCAACGCAAACATTCAGAAGGTATGGGAGGCTGTTTCCACTTCGGAGGGCCTTGAGGCTTGGTTTATGCCCAATGATTTCGAGCCAATTATCGGATACGAATTCCACATCAATGCAGGGCCTTACGGCATGTCACCATGCAAAGTCACGGAAATGGATCCGCCAAGACGACTTTCCTTTGACTGGGGAAAGGACTGGACGCTTACCTTTGAATTGAAGGATATGGATGGGCAAACCGAAATAACAATCATACATTCCGGCTGGAGCGAAGACGTGGTTACCGAATTTGGACAACCTCATACCACAGTTCGCGGAATCATGGATCAGGGCTGGGCCGGTCTGCATCAAAAACTGGGCGCTTATGTTGAAGGCTAATCATGGGAGAACCGCAAGTAAAGCATGATGTTTTTCAAGCGATTGCCGATCCTACCCGCCGCAAGCTGCTTAAGCTTTTAGCCGACAAGGAAATGCCGGTGACCATGATAAGCGGACATTTCCCCATGAGCCGGACAGCCGTTTCCAAACATCTTCGCATTTTGTCAGAAGCGGGATTGGTAAAAGAGAGAAGAGTAGGGCGTGAGAACCGATATCGGCTTGATCCGGAGCCACTCGTGGAATTAAAGCGCTGGTATGCCTATTTTGAACGGTTCTGGGAAAACAAAATGGCTGCTTTACAGCTCTTGGTGGAATCCGACGATCCTGAGGAATAAGAACATAAAA
Encoded here:
- a CDS encoding helix-turn-helix transcriptional regulator, whose amino-acid sequence is MGEPQVKHDVFQAIADPTRRKLLKLLADKEMPVTMISGHFPMSRTAVSKHLRILSEAGLVKERRVGRENRYRLDPEPLVELKRWYAYFERFWENKMAALQLLVESDDPEE
- a CDS encoding SRPBCC domain-containing protein, with the protein product MENQNKDALPDIRYTGVFNANIQKVWEAVSTSEGLEAWFMPNDFEPIIGYEFHINAGPYGMSPCKVTEMDPPRRLSFDWGKDWTLTFELKDMDGQTEITIIHSGWSEDVVTEFGQPHTTVRGIMDQGWAGLHQKLGAYVEG